The proteins below come from a single Caenibius sp. WL genomic window:
- a CDS encoding IS6 family transposase, translating to MPRPRKPANPFRYFHSSPEVIRMVVMLHVRFPLSLRNVEDLLFERGIDLFHETVRLWWNRFGPLFAADIRKQRVSRMRGFRHWKWHLDEMYVKLNGEMVYLWRAVDHEGEILESYVTKTRDKAAALRFMKRTLKRHGTVETITTDGLRSYKAGMKDLGCEQKQEIGRYANNRVENSHLPFRRRERAMLRFRQMKSLQKFASVHANVHNHFSQERHLVDRQTYKARRSAALAEWQTLMA from the coding sequence ATGCCCCGTCCTCGCAAACCAGCCAATCCGTTCCGGTATTTCCATTCCTCGCCAGAGGTCATCCGGATGGTGGTGATGCTCCACGTGCGCTTTCCACTGTCGCTGCGGAATGTGGAAGACCTGCTATTCGAACGTGGCATCGATCTTTTTCATGAAACCGTGAGGCTGTGGTGGAACCGGTTCGGCCCGCTGTTCGCTGCCGATATCCGCAAGCAGCGGGTCAGCCGGATGCGGGGCTTCCGCCATTGGAAATGGCACCTCGATGAGATGTACGTGAAGCTGAACGGTGAGATGGTGTATCTCTGGCGGGCCGTCGATCACGAGGGAGAGATCCTCGAGAGCTACGTCACGAAGACCCGGGACAAAGCTGCGGCTCTGCGTTTCATGAAGAGGACGCTCAAGCGTCACGGGACAGTGGAGACCATCACTACCGACGGGCTTCGTTCCTACAAGGCTGGGATGAAGGACCTCGGCTGCGAACAGAAGCAGGAGATCGGCCGCTATGCGAACAACCGGGTGGAGAACAGCCATTTGCCCTTCCGGCGACGAGAGCGGGCGATGCTGAGATTTCGACAGATGAAGTCGCTACAGAAGTTCGCCTCGGTCCATGCCAACGTTCACAACCATTTCAGCCAGGAGCGTCATCTCGTCGACAGACAGACTTACAAAGCCCGCCGCTCAGCTGCCTTAGCTGAGTGGCAAACCCTCATGGCCTGA
- a CDS encoding zf-TFIIB domain-containing protein: protein MTGPAVGMPCPVCKTPLAMSDRQGVEIDYCPQCRGVWLDRGELDKIIERSMANDTRSQAAAPSQTYVQSAPSNSWGHQSGHHKGYPKRRKSFLEELFD from the coding sequence ATGACAGGTCCAGCTGTGGGTATGCCGTGCCCGGTATGTAAGACTCCACTCGCCATGAGTGATCGGCAGGGGGTAGAAATCGATTATTGCCCGCAATGCCGTGGGGTTTGGCTTGATCGCGGCGAACTTGACAAGATTATCGAGCGTAGCATGGCCAACGACACCCGATCCCAGGCGGCGGCACCATCGCAGACATATGTACAAAGTGCTCCGTCAAATTCCTGGGGACACCAAAGCGGGCATCACAAGGGATACCCCAAGCGGCGAAAATCCTTCCTGGAGGAACTGTTCGACTAG
- a CDS encoding potassium transporter Kup: MSDQTEQNHHPESLSALTVGALGVVFGDIGTSPLYALKESFVGHHPLTVDHAHVFGVLSLIFWTMTLVVTVKYVFMILRADNKGEGGSLALLALLGRKLGESRWSPLIAMLGLIAAALFYGDAIITPAISVLSAVEGLTIVNEGLADWVLPISVGILVGLFAIQSRGTAAMGKLFGPIMIIYFLALAVMGLAGIARAPEVLWALSPHFALEFFLIDPALAFLALGSVVLAVTGAEALYADMGHFGRKAIMISWLYIAFPCLLINYLGQSALLIENPGAAANPFFLLAPEWARLPLVALATMATIIASQAVISGAYSVSRQAVQLGFLPRLRIVHTSAKAAGQIYVPVINWGLLVMVIMLVIGFKNSSNLAAAYGIAVTGTMFITACMLGVLTFTVWKWHPLLAGAVTLLFLIIDGLYFASNVTKIPDGGWFPLLVAGVVFTMLTTWATGRRLMHARLQEGALPTDIFLKSIARAGRVPGTAVFLSANADGIPIGLLHNLKHNHILHERVVFLTMRTEGVPHVSQEKRREVEELGEGFYRIVLRYGFMDEVDIPAELLLEERAGGPFTPMDTSYFLSRQTLIASRRPGMAIWREKLFAGMVRNAESAMESFKLPTNRVIELGSQIEI; this comes from the coding sequence ATGAGCGATCAAACCGAGCAAAATCATCATCCTGAAAGCCTATCCGCCCTGACTGTGGGGGCCTTGGGCGTGGTGTTCGGTGATATTGGTACTTCCCCGCTTTATGCCCTGAAGGAAAGCTTCGTCGGTCATCATCCTTTGACGGTCGATCATGCACATGTCTTCGGGGTGCTATCGCTAATCTTCTGGACAATGACGCTTGTCGTCACGGTCAAATATGTCTTCATGATTTTGCGTGCAGACAACAAGGGGGAGGGCGGTAGCCTTGCTCTTCTCGCGTTGCTCGGGCGGAAGCTGGGTGAAAGTCGCTGGAGCCCGTTAATCGCTATGCTCGGACTCATCGCGGCCGCGTTGTTCTACGGCGATGCCATCATTACACCGGCTATCTCGGTGCTGTCCGCCGTCGAGGGGCTGACCATCGTGAACGAAGGTTTGGCTGATTGGGTTCTTCCCATCTCCGTGGGAATTCTGGTCGGACTGTTCGCAATTCAATCTCGGGGAACGGCTGCGATGGGCAAGCTGTTCGGCCCAATAATGATCATCTATTTCCTCGCTCTTGCGGTGATGGGGCTGGCGGGGATCGCAAGAGCGCCTGAGGTTTTGTGGGCGCTTAGCCCCCATTTTGCGCTAGAATTTTTCCTGATCGATCCCGCACTCGCATTCCTTGCGCTGGGCTCGGTTGTGCTTGCCGTTACAGGGGCGGAAGCGCTTTACGCTGACATGGGCCATTTTGGGCGCAAAGCGATCATGATCTCCTGGCTTTATATCGCTTTCCCCTGCTTGCTCATCAACTATCTGGGCCAGTCGGCGCTTCTGATTGAAAATCCCGGTGCAGCAGCCAATCCGTTTTTTCTGCTGGCCCCGGAATGGGCCCGTTTGCCGCTGGTCGCACTAGCCACGATGGCGACTATCATTGCCAGTCAGGCCGTAATTTCGGGAGCCTATTCCGTTTCACGGCAGGCAGTGCAACTGGGCTTCCTCCCGCGTTTGCGTATCGTCCACACCAGCGCGAAGGCGGCAGGCCAGATTTATGTGCCCGTGATCAACTGGGGCCTGCTTGTCATGGTGATCATGCTGGTGATCGGCTTCAAGAACTCCAGCAATCTGGCAGCCGCCTATGGCATCGCTGTAACAGGGACGATGTTCATTACCGCCTGTATGCTCGGTGTGCTGACTTTTACCGTCTGGAAATGGCATCCGCTTCTGGCCGGGGCGGTGACCTTACTGTTCCTGATCATTGATGGCCTCTACTTCGCATCAAACGTGACCAAGATTCCCGATGGCGGATGGTTTCCGCTGCTTGTGGCAGGGGTGGTCTTTACGATGCTTACCACATGGGCAACGGGGCGGCGCCTGATGCATGCGCGCCTGCAGGAAGGGGCATTACCGACCGACATCTTCCTCAAATCGATAGCAAGAGCCGGGCGTGTGCCGGGGACAGCAGTGTTTCTCTCGGCCAACGCAGACGGAATTCCGATTGGCCTGCTGCACAACCTGAAGCACAACCATATCCTGCACGAGCGGGTCGTCTTCCTCACGATGAGAACGGAAGGCGTGCCGCACGTGTCGCAGGAGAAACGCCGTGAGGTTGAGGAACTGGGTGAGGGTTTTTATCGCATAGTGCTGCGATACGGCTTTATGGATGAAGTCGATATCCCTGCCGAACTTCTGCTCGAGGAGAGGGCAGGCGGCCCGTTCACCCCGATGGATACAAGCTATTTTCTCTCACGCCAGACGCTCATCGCCTCCCGGCGGCCTGGCATGGCCATTTGGCGAGAGAAGCTGTTTGCCGGAATGGTCCGTAATGCGGAAAGTGCGATGGAGTCTTTCAAGTTACCCACTAATCGCGTGATTGAACTGGGAAGCCAGATCGAAATCTAG
- a CDS encoding rhodanese family protein: protein MAIPTLSPADAKAVLSKGATLIDIRDADEHTREAIAGALNRPLAQIANQPLPAGPVIFHCRSGMRTRDNTALLQAAVGDAPCYLLEGGIDGWRACGLETIVDRHQPLEIMRQVQLAAGTLILFGVSLGWLVDPAFILLSAFVGAGLIFAGVTGWCGMARLLRHLPWNRTSA, encoded by the coding sequence ATGGCCATTCCCACATTGTCCCCGGCGGATGCAAAAGCAGTGCTGAGCAAGGGCGCGACCTTGATCGACATCCGTGACGCCGATGAACATACGCGTGAGGCTATCGCGGGTGCGCTTAACCGACCGCTTGCACAGATCGCGAACCAGCCGCTCCCTGCCGGGCCGGTGATCTTCCATTGCCGGTCGGGCATGCGGACAAGGGACAACACGGCCCTGCTGCAAGCGGCGGTGGGCGATGCGCCCTGCTATCTGCTGGAAGGCGGCATTGACGGCTGGCGCGCCTGCGGTCTCGAAACCATTGTCGACCGCCATCAACCTCTGGAAATCATGCGGCAGGTCCAGCTTGCCGCCGGGACTCTGATTCTGTTCGGCGTGTCGCTCGGCTGGCTGGTCGATCCGGCCTTTATCCTGCTGTCTGCGTTCGTGGGGGCAGGGTTGATTTTTGCCGGCGTGACCGGCTGGTGCGGGATGGCGCGGTTACTTCGCCACCTGCCGTGGAACAGGACTTCGGCCTGA
- a CDS encoding metalloregulator ArsR/SmtB family transcription factor, with the protein MIKPPIDLGTFEAKAGEVADMLKAIGNRRRLMMLCKLVEHGERSVTDLANDVGLSQSALSQHLAKMREEGLVSFRRESQTLWYRISDPRAETLLSTLYQLYCKE; encoded by the coding sequence ATGATTAAACCCCCGATAGATCTCGGCACGTTCGAGGCGAAAGCTGGTGAGGTTGCGGATATGTTGAAAGCGATTGGCAATCGCCGCCGCCTGATGATGCTCTGCAAGTTGGTCGAACATGGCGAGCGGTCGGTTACGGACCTCGCCAACGATGTTGGTCTATCCCAGTCGGCGCTGTCTCAGCATCTGGCAAAGATGCGTGAGGAAGGGCTGGTATCGTTCCGGCGTGAGAGCCAGACGCTGTGGTATCGTATCTCCGATCCGCGCGCCGAGACGCTGCTTTCCACCCTCTACCAACTTTACTGCAAGGAGTAA
- a CDS encoding MBL fold metallo-hydrolase has protein sequence MNPGPMIEAFFDEPTNTISYLVADPATRAAAVIDPVLDFDAASGEADARSAIRILDAARTKGWRIVMVLETHAHADHLSAARFIKARTGAWIGIGEHIRTVQRIFRPVFAMDDLATDGSDFDRLFADGEQFTLGELAIEVMHVPGHTPADVAYRISDAVFVGDTLFMPDYGTARADFPGGDARALYHSIRRVLSWPDETRLFMCHDYKAPGRNDYRWETTVGEERRSSVHVHDGVSEAEFVAMREARDAALSAPKLLLPSIQVNVRAGRFPPAEANGVRYLRLPVRLASTMEGSMA, from the coding sequence ATGAATCCCGGCCCCATGATCGAAGCTTTCTTCGACGAACCCACCAACACGATCAGCTATCTGGTGGCTGATCCGGCAACGCGCGCGGCTGCGGTGATCGACCCGGTGCTGGATTTCGATGCAGCCAGCGGCGAAGCCGATGCTCGCTCAGCGATTCGAATTCTCGACGCCGCCCGGACAAAGGGTTGGCGTATCGTCATGGTGCTGGAAACCCATGCCCATGCCGACCACCTCTCAGCCGCGCGTTTTATCAAGGCGCGCACGGGTGCGTGGATCGGCATAGGCGAACATATTCGCACCGTGCAGCGCATCTTTCGGCCCGTTTTTGCGATGGATGATCTGGCAACCGACGGTTCGGACTTCGATCGGCTGTTCGCGGATGGTGAACAATTCACATTGGGCGAACTGGCGATTGAGGTGATGCACGTTCCCGGCCACACCCCGGCCGACGTGGCCTATCGGATCAGCGATGCCGTGTTTGTGGGCGATACCCTATTCATGCCCGATTATGGCACGGCGCGGGCGGATTTCCCCGGCGGTGATGCTCGGGCACTTTACCATTCGATCCGCCGGGTGCTGAGCTGGCCCGATGAAACCCGTCTGTTCATGTGCCATGACTACAAGGCTCCGGGCCGCAACGACTATCGCTGGGAAACCACGGTCGGCGAGGAGCGACGCAGCAGTGTCCATGTTCATGATGGGGTGAGCGAGGCAGAATTCGTCGCCATGCGTGAAGCGCGCGACGCGGCTCTCTCCGCGCCGAAGCTGCTGCTGCCCTCGATCCAGGTCAACGTGCGTGCCGGACGTTTCCCGCCGGCGGAAGCCAATGGAGTGCGCTATCTCCGACTGCCCGTTCGACTTGCCTCGA